CAGACCTCAATGCCCCTTAGAAATGATAAACTATTtacaaatattcatatttttaaagatatgggagaaatagttaataaaattgaataactGCCTCTACTTGCAAAAGAAAGCTGGTATTGAAAGAAGTGTAGatttaataagaagaaagaaatgtacCTCGAGTCCCAGAGGGATTTGATTTAGAACTCTcaagagttttaaaataatttttctttttacctaaTTGAAAACATGATTGCCCATATGATTCACCAACTAATTGACCAGGATAAGTCTATTCTTCATGAATGTTATATCTACCATCACCAGTTTATTCAGGATCACAATTGAGACAGACCATATGATATTAGTATTACTATCAACTTACCCAAATCATATGCATAGGTCTCCCCTGAGGAAAAACAATGAACTCAGTAATTTTAGTTCAGATCTTCAGTGAATTGAGGCCAAGGTATGCCAAAGAACGTAGCATGTGAGGGTAGAGGAGAAAGGTCATTACTAATCATGAGTGTTAGGGaagatttaatatttaatatttaaaaaatgagtcaaaATTGAATAATCAAAGAGTTAAAATGAGAATGTTACTATTTATCAGTTTTGTTCAGGCACCATCAATATGATGACCTCTCCATTATAACCTGATGTCCCTCAATACTTTAGTAAAATATGTTTTCTGAAACTTTGAGCTGTTAAACAATGAAATGTCTTCTTTTTATTACAACATATTACATATCacttaaaatattcataataaatatttttaggcACCTAGTGATGGTTAGGCAGCAGACTGGACAGATGTCATCTCAGGTTCCTCCCAACTATAAGATTCTTTGCTTCTCTACAGGAAACATCTCCACATCAAATACCTAATGCTTCTCATCTAAAGAAGAAACAACATGAGCCAGACCAACCATACCTGGGTGGCAGAATTTCTCCTTTTGGGTCTCTCTGATGATCCTCAGACTCAGGTACTGCTCTTTGTATTGTTTCTGGGGGTCTATCTGGTGACTGTTCTTGGGAGTTTGCTCCTCATCTACCTGGTTCTGAGAGACTCACAGCTCCATACACCCATGTACTTTTTTCTATGCAACTTGTCTGTAGCTGACTTCTGCTTCTCTACCAACATTGTTCCCCAAGCTATGGTCCACATGCTGACCAGGAGGAAGGTCATTTCCTTCGTGGGCTGTGCTGctcaactttttcttttcctcatttttggaGCTACCCAGTGTGCCTTGCTAGCTGTGATGTCCTATGACAGGTACTTGGCAATCTGTGACCCCATGCACTATTCTCTCATCATGACAAGGAGGATGTGTGGCCTCTTAGCCTTGGGCTGTTGGGTCAGTGGTATCATAATATCTTTGGTGGACACTACTTTCACACTACGGCTCCCCTTCCAAGGGGACAATAGGATTGCCCATTTCTTTTGTGAGGCCCCTGCCCTCTTGACAGTGGCATCTGCAGATACTCATAATTCACAAATGGTCATTTTTCTCATGGGAGTGGTAATTCTTCTTGCACCTGTGTCCCTTATTCTGGCATCTTACTGCTCTATTATAGTAGCTGTGGTCAAGATGAAGACAACCTCTGGGAGACTCAAGGCATTCTCTACCTGTGGCTCCCACCTCCTTGTGGTGATCCTTTTTTATGGAACAGCAATAATTTCCTACATGACCCCCAAATCCTCCAAAGAGCAGGTCAAATTGATTTCTGTGTTCTATGCAGTGATAAACCCTATGCTTAATCCTCTCATCTATAGCCTGAGGAACAAGGATGTAAAGAGGGCATTCAGGAATGCAACCAACAGGGTGAAAACCTGAACACCCCACTCCTAACAATGTAATTGCATTTGTCCACAACTattatctccaacatttattgtgtGACCTCCTAGAAGAAACTGCTAATTCCTGGTGGTAAATAATGAATGgtaaataatgaatgaatataatatttttatgcataactatagctttattatatatatcCTTAAAAAGCCCAAGGTAGGGAGAGAATTTTGAAATAATGCACTGATCTCTCCAGACATTTAAGTGGCATTTCTTTAATATGGAGAATTCAACATGAATATATTGTTCATGTAGAGCTTTCATGATCCCTAGAAATTCTGCCTTGCTCTTTGGAGAACAGGTTCACATCTGCCATAAGGACTTACTGGATCAAGGAAAAACAATCAGACTTTTGGGAACCTAGTTGAGAGATGAATAAAAACTTAACCTCACATTTTAGTTGTATGTATGAACTTGTTATTTTGTTATCATGATGAACCCACATTAGGGAAACTCTCTCTACCAATGAAGAAACAATTCCAATTTACATTGTCTTAGATAACATTTTCCCTGGAACATTGATACTTTCAGTGATTTGTCAAGAGGTCAACAACCCTTCAATTGCAGAATTGTAACTTAAATACAATGCTTCTTAACATTAAAGCTTCTTCATTTACTAGATGCCCCTCACTCTCTAATGTGATCTTAAACTATCTTTAATAgaaatatctttatatttgttTAATGTTATTCTAACATTGTATACTGTCAATGATCA
The DNA window shown above is from Sminthopsis crassicaudata isolate SCR6 chromosome 2, ASM4859323v1, whole genome shotgun sequence and carries:
- the LOC141553624 gene encoding olfactory receptor 2D2-like, with the translated sequence MSQTNHTWVAEFLLLGLSDDPQTQVLLFVLFLGVYLVTVLGSLLLIYLVLRDSQLHTPMYFFLCNLSVADFCFSTNIVPQAMVHMLTRRKVISFVGCAAQLFLFLIFGATQCALLAVMSYDRYLAICDPMHYSLIMTRRMCGLLALGCWVSGIIISLVDTTFTLRLPFQGDNRIAHFFCEAPALLTVASADTHNSQMVIFLMGVVILLAPVSLILASYCSIIVAVVKMKTTSGRLKAFSTCGSHLLVVILFYGTAIISYMTPKSSKEQVKLISVFYAVINPMLNPLIYSLRNKDVKRAFRNATNRVKT